DNA from Lates calcarifer isolate ASB-BC8 unplaced genomic scaffold, TLL_Latcal_v3 _unitig_1472_quiver_2862, whole genome shotgun sequence:
TGCTGACAGTCATATGATGATATTTCATGTATAATCCAATGTCTGCAAATGtaactgaatatatatatatacgtatatatgtgtgtgtgtttgtgtatgtgtgtacttttTTTGTTAGTTTATAAAGCTGTGTTCATCACTTCCAAAATAATCTTCTTACTATCTGTTACTGAGTCCTAAAGACTTATTTCAAATAAAGTTGAAAACAGTCACAGTAATGAGatgaaatcaatcaatcaaacagaGATGAgtgtatttcagtcattttcagggTCGTTTTTTATTGATGGCTGAACAAGTGCATTGATTTGCCTCATTTTTGTTTAAGATCCTGTCACTCATTTTCAAAACATACCAAGGTCTGTGATGATTTTTAAACTTGCaagaaaacaagatttttaGGCCCACGGTGTTGTGGTTGGTACTGAAAGAGATTTTGTCCTTGGAGATGTTTTGCCTTTAAATCATAgattgtatatgtatatttcttGTGGTGATACCTGTCAAGATTCTAAATATATTCTGGATACATTCAGGAGAAAACCCAACACGTCTACTGTGATAACATGAGACCCAAACTCCTAATGATTCGTGATGTTTCCTGATCCTGTGGTTTTTGAGGCCATTTGATAAAAGGGAGAGTTTTGCCTTCTCTGAACTGAGGGTTTAAAGATACAGTTGGTTGAATGTTGTAGACTGTAAAGGCCTCTGTGGAAAATTTGTGATGTTcagctacataaataaaactgagctgATAATAGATGTGTTGAGAAACCATTGCTATGAGACATACTGCCACATTTactatatttttcttaatgtttaACAGTAAGCTTGTCTTCTGGCTTCAAGAGAAATCTGAAAAGGCTTGACAGAAAATCTGCAGTGGAAAAAGTATCACATCAACACAATGAAACATCTTTGGGAAAAAACTCACAAACAAACCTCACAAAGAGCAGAGGTGGCTCAACTCTCATCAGGGTGTTTGGTTTCACACTgtaaagataaagaaataaagaaatcaaacaaattATTCCAGCCAACAAGAGAGAGAATTTAACTTGTTTTCTAGAAATATCACAGATCAAATCGCTACAATCAAGACATatgacaataaagaaaatgtctgaaataatttCCCCACACTGTCTGACTGTTGCACTGGTCTGAGGAAAATCAGGTTGAAGAGTTAAACACGAAGAGCTGCTGACAGTTCAGCTCTGTAGAAATCAGCAGTTTTACTTGTTGGTGTTTGGGAGTTCATCTCTAAATGTGTTCCAGGACTACAGGTCGATGATATCAGCTGATGTCCTTGCTGAAACAGTTGACTCAGCACTTTAATATTCTCTGTCTGATGTTCTTATTGGCTACAGAGACAAACTCCAATACCTCGTCACACTGTTGGTGTGACGGACTGAAAATCCCAGCGAGCAATGACTCACAATGAGACCTAAGACCATTGTTTTGGATTGACAACAAAAGTTTTCATAAACTTTAGTCTGGGAGTgaacaaaatatcaaatcatGGAGGGGCCTTTAGGTTACAGACATGCCAGTGGGGTTACTAATCAGCAGTGGACTGTCCTGGGAGTTACAGTCAGCTGATGGAACAGAACgttttatttgttcagtcaAAATCATTACTTTTAAGTCAAATGTATgagaatttacatttttgactAATAAAATCAAAAGGCATCCTAATCAGGTGATTGAACCACCACAGTGGATTTATTTCCCTGAGAGCCTGAATACCTCTTTTGCACCTCTGATTGAATGTCACCTATGGAGTCTTACCACTGCAGAGCTTTTAACTACATCAGGGACTTCTGTCAGATGAATGAGTCAAAGCTTTCCCTAAGTCCTCCAATCCTGCCTCCTCCACAAAGGATGCGTGGCTTGTGTTTAGAAGGTCCTTAAAATGTCACTTCCAATAACGCACCATAACCTAACTAGAGTGAAGCAGACTCTAGTTAAGGCAAACCAAAAGTCCTTCTCTTTGCTTTGGCAGTGGTGAGGGAAGTCTTCAGGCTGAAGAAGAAGACCATTTGGGTTTGGTTGGCTGACAGTTCTCCTGAAGCAGTGGACAGAAACTGGGAGAACAGAAGTCCTGCAGCTTTGCAGTGCTGTAAGTATCTGAAGTATCCCCAATCCTGTCCAGAACCTATCACCCTGGGTAGCTCCCAAAAAGGAGAGACAAGGGAACCTGCagtatctcataattttgactcaGTATATcataatttataaataaaatgatcatttttacttttgtcactAACATTTGATGTacttttagatttttattcACCTCCTAAGAGTGGGGCACAGTTTGAACAAAGTGACAGCGTGACAGTGTCTTCAGGATGTGCTGTCGGATCTCTTTGGTTCTAATCCCATAGATGATTGGGTTGAAACAGCCTGGGAACAATGACTTCATGATGGTGAGGAAAACCTGAATAGATGCAGGGAGATAATTTCTGATCCGATAAGACAGGGAAGTGATAAGTACAATGGTCAGGCTGGTGCTGACAATAACAAGGTGGGTGACACAGGTATGAAGAGCTTTGACACCTGAAGTTCTTGACCTCAACATGGAGCTGAATATGATGATGTAAGAGGTGGTGATGATTAAGAAATCAACCACAATGAcgagaaacaaaaacatcaacccCACCAGACTGTTGATGGCTGTGCTTCCACAGGCCAGCTCCACCAAGGCCATGTGCTCACAGAAACAGTTGTTTATCATGTTTCTGAGACAAAATGACAACTTTCCTGCCAAAGCCCCAACCAACAAGACTATGAACACATTTCTGATCACAAGAGGGATCACAAACTTGAGGAATCTTGGTAAAGCCATGCGTTCATGGTAGTATAATGGCTGGCAGATGGCAAAGTAGCGGTCCAACGCCATCCATACCAGCAATGTGGACTGAAAAGATCCTGCTAAGTGAATGAAGTTCATCTGAAccagacagccaatcagagagatTTCCCTCCAGTCAAACAAGAAGCTCAGCAACATATTGGGGACGATGAACACCGGGAGGCTCAGGTCCACAAATGCCATGCCGGCGATGAGGATGTACATCGGTGAGTGGAGGCTTCTCTGTGAAATGATGATGTATATCAGCAGGGAGTTGGCGAACAGTGACACAATGAACATGATGGAGAATGGGATGAAGAGGACAGGCCTCAGTGCTCCGAGTTCACTGAAGCCATTGAGgataaagtgtttgtgtgaggagaCGTTGTccatcctcccttcctcctaAAACCTCCAGGTCCAAGGTTTTAGTTTAGTCAGcctgaaaacagagacacaatgatTAGTTCTTGTAAGATGCCCTGTAGcctaacaaaataaaactgtcactCTCTAAGCAATTCCAGCCAAAAACTAAATCTAAACCATTAACTCAGATTATTTCTATATAGCTCGATGTCAGAAATATTTGCAAATTTGCATCATAGGCCTTTACaatttgaaaaacataaaagaatcAGTACATGAAAATATCTAACAGATGTCATGTTAAGAGCGGGGACATCTAAACCATAGATTTGTAATATTGAGaatcacaatgacaaaaatgaataaagaatcaataaatgttaaatatatagTATGGGCAATGAGTTAAACTGTTTCTGATAAAGTGCAGTTTTACATCAGCAGTGTTTGACAATCCAGAGTGAAAACAGTATAATCTGCTGACAATGATAATTTTAATGTATAATCAATTTGCAATTATATGTAAATATAGCTGTAACATGCTGGCAGACAAATAGCTGATTAACCTTTTTTAATGGGTTGAAATCAGTCCTGTTGTTAACAGAGATGTGTGTATTTCAATCATTGTGGTTGGTTTCATTGGTGAAGAAGCGCAGTAAATTTCCTCATGATAGTCACAGAGCCTGTCACTCATTTCCACAATATACCACAATCTGTGATGATTTTTTAATTCAACCATGAAACATGTGCAGTGTACAGCTACTGAAAAACTGTAACAGACCAGTTTTAGATTCTACTTCCACCTGATATTCCTCAAACCTTCATTCCTCAACATCCTCACAGCTCAGCTGTCTTTGTCATGACTTCAGGTTTTCTAAACGTTTTGCAGGTTTTGTTAGGCCCAAAGGTCGGCTGAAACAAGTAGCTTCCTACTGTACCAAACTCCCTGGTATTAACTATAGTTCTGTATTCTGACTGACAGAAATAAGGAGCagtcaacacaacaacatcagtaGGAAGAATATCAGCAGCATGAGGACAACAGACTGTGGTGACATCTGC
Protein-coding regions in this window:
- the LOC108889192 gene encoding olfactory receptor 52K1-like, producing MDNVSSHKHFILNGFSELGALRPVLFIPFSIMFIVSLFANSLLIYIIISQRSLHSPMYILIAGMAFVDLSLPVFIVPNMLLSFLFDWREISLIGCLVQMNFIHLAGSFQSTLLVWMALDRYFAICQPLYYHERMALPRFLKFVIPLVIRNVFIVLLVGALAGKLSFCLRNMINNCFCEHMALVELACGSTAINSLVGLMFLFLVIVVDFLIITTSYIIIFSSMLRSRTSGVKALHTCVTHLVIVSTSLTIVLITSLSYRIRNYLPASIQVFLTIMKSLFPGCFNPIIYGIRTKEIRQHILKTLSRCHFVQTVPHS